A region of Micropterus dolomieu isolate WLL.071019.BEF.003 ecotype Adirondacks linkage group LG01, ASM2129224v1, whole genome shotgun sequence DNA encodes the following proteins:
- the LOC123977191 gene encoding glycerol-3-phosphate dehydrogenase [NAD(+)], cytoplasmic-like: MLKASVTNGCDRLLVRLVSSILVKRGVATASEGRGESVAEIYRAYEEVIDVKKEQQCLRFSQTLGHTTSKMPGKKVCIVGSGNWGSSIAKIIGHNVKASNRFDPMVNMWVYEEMIDGKKLTEIINTEHENVKYLPGHKLPRNVVAVPDITEAVKGAKILVFVIPHQFIGKLCDQMKPHIAEGTIGISLIKGIDEGPDGLKLISDIIREKLEIEVSVLMGANIASEVADEKFCETTIGARNETNGHIFKELLQTPNFRITVVQESDTVELCGALKNIVAVGAGFCDGLGFGDNTKAAVIRLGLMEMVAFAKLFRKGQVSSTTFLESCGVADLITTCYGGRNRKVAEAFVTTSKSIVELEAEMLNGQKLQGPQTSAEVYKLLQKRDMVNKFPLFSAVYQICFEGKEVKEFITCLQNHPEHM, encoded by the exons TTAGACTTGTTAGTTCCATTTTGGTTAAGAGAGGTGTAGCCACGGCGAGCGAGGGGAGGGGTGAATCGGTGGCAGAAATTTATAGGGCGTATGAGGAAGTTATAGACGTGAAAAAAGAACAGCAGTGTCTTCGTTTCAGCCAAACACTAGGACACACCACTTCTAAAATGCCTGGAAAAAAAGTCTGCATCGTCGGCTCAGGAAACTG GGGCTCTTCGATTGCCAAAATAATCGGGCACAATGTCAAAGCATCCAACAGGTTCGACCCCATGGTGAACATGTGGGTTTATGAAGAAATGATAGACGGAAAGAAGCTAACAGAGATCATCAATACGGAGCACGAAAATGTCAAATACCTACCAGGTCACAAGCTGCCCAGGAATGTG GTCGCTGTTCCAGACATCACAGAAGCTGTCAAAGGGGCAAAGATCCTCGTCTTTGTAATCCCGCACCAGTTCATCGGCAAGCTCTGCGACCAGATGAAACCTCACATTGCGGAGGGAACCATTGGGATATCGCTCATCAAA GGTATTGATGAGGGACCAGATGGACTTAAGCTCATCTCAGACATCATCCGAGAGAAACTAGAGATTGAGGTCAGCGTCTTAATGGGGGCCAACATTGCCAGCGAGGTGGCAGATGAGAAGTTCTGTGAAACCACAATCG GGGCAAGAAATGAGACAAACGGCCATATTTTCAAAGAGCTGCTTCAGACGCCCAACTTTCGCATCACTGTAGTACAGGAGAGCGATACGGTGGAGCTGTGTGGCGCTCTAAAG AATATTGTGGCAGTAGGTGCTGGATTCTGCGACGGCCTCGGTTTTGGCGACAACACCAAGGCGGCGGTGATCAGGCTCGGTCTGATGGAGATGGTCGCCTTCGCCAAGTTGTTCCGCAAAGGCCAAGTGAGCTCTACCACGTTCCTGGAAAGCTGCGGCGTGGCCGACCTCATCACCACTTGCTACGGGGGACGAAACCGCAAAGTTGCAGAGGCCTTTGTCACAACGTCCAAG TCTATCGTTGAGCTAGAGGCAGAAATGCTCAACGGCCAGAAGCTGCAGGGTCCCCAGACGTCCGCTGAGGTTTACAAGCTCCTACAAAAGAGGGACATGGTCAACAA GTTTCCCTTGTTTTCTGCGGTCTACCAGATCTGCTTTGAGGGCAAAGAAGTGAAAGAGTTCATCACCTGTCTGCAGAACCACCCGGAGCACATGTGA